One region of Halohasta litchfieldiae genomic DNA includes:
- a CDS encoding helix-turn-helix domain-containing protein: MLTKAGLAVIGALSTGREATAADLAMETEYSQTHLYDVLDELLESGLLAEHRGANNQREVSLTDHPVVEAYRALRSELGHVEWPDLLSPATLRVCWYLDEPRRVSEIAERLKITRQGVHKALSPLKHRAMLSPSGPEYALSEDLSPLLTFARAVVRHEHRSRVRGLAPSATVEWCDPKRALVRVQTAEDTEALEAATDWQLTGLARFAEYGLQFFLAGEPAFWYAPDEELTPGEVVCHTLALDSGSRRVSYAMLLIEALDIDQETLTDTATWYDLETTVAAMYQALQEGVEDSDEIPVVLPSESEFMALKEQYGVV, encoded by the coding sequence ATGCTCACTAAGGCCGGACTCGCCGTCATCGGCGCGTTGAGCACCGGCCGGGAAGCAACAGCAGCTGATCTCGCGATGGAAACCGAGTATTCGCAGACTCATCTCTACGACGTACTCGACGAGCTACTCGAATCGGGGTTGCTCGCCGAACACCGTGGGGCAAACAACCAGCGGGAGGTCTCCCTCACAGACCACCCAGTCGTCGAAGCGTACCGGGCCCTTCGATCCGAACTCGGACACGTTGAATGGCCCGACCTTCTCTCGCCGGCTACACTCCGGGTATGCTGGTATCTCGACGAGCCCCGACGTGTGTCTGAGATTGCCGAGCGACTCAAGATTACTCGGCAAGGCGTCCACAAGGCGCTGTCACCGCTCAAGCATCGCGCGATGCTATCCCCCTCCGGCCCAGAGTACGCGTTGAGTGAGGACCTCTCGCCGCTTCTGACGTTCGCTCGTGCAGTCGTCCGGCACGAGCACCGCTCGCGCGTCCGAGGACTTGCACCGAGTGCGACCGTCGAATGGTGTGATCCGAAGCGAGCACTCGTCCGCGTGCAGACAGCCGAGGATACAGAGGCACTCGAGGCCGCCACCGACTGGCAACTGACCGGGCTTGCTCGGTTTGCAGAGTACGGCCTGCAATTCTTCCTCGCCGGCGAACCCGCGTTCTGGTATGCGCCCGACGAGGAACTCACACCGGGCGAAGTGGTGTGTCACACGCTCGCCCTCGATAGCGGCTCCCGCCGGGTTAGCTATGCAATGTTGTTGATCGAGGCGTTAGATATCGACCAGGAAACGCTCACAGACACGGCAACGTGGTACGATCTGGAAACCACGGTCGCTGCGATGTACCAGGCACTTCAGGAAGGGGTCGAAGACTCGGACGAGATCCCTGTCGTCCTTCCAAGTGAATCAGAATTTATGGCGCTCAAAGAGCAGTACGGTGTAGTATGA
- a CDS encoding outer membrane protein assembly factor BamB family protein, translated as MTLHTRRRLLATIGAASSAALAGCSTERFGGGWPRTTETTTDPIPGEERGWAQFGRTPGHAGFAPEVRVDDPDPVWSVNFEGGLTSPAVVEDRVFVHAGPAPESGEAGTVLALDGGGEERWRRTLPGGGGGSSGCPPVVHRGSVYVGGLDGVYALDARDGSPRWSRETSGSVNEAVLGRDDRVFASTGETLLALDTRGQEGWTYTTGDDRFSTAAPAAGSGYVLYTTRVLGSVVAIQPGTVGDPLTEWRYAPGETDFDTPTVVDGDAYIPGDRLHALSAATGEVRWTAPVRSTAGVSTDGDRLYLPIDDGALVALDTADGTERWRVSLASEEGVFLRTRPLVTERSVIVTTEKPGLDEPANTFAVDRRNGEVRWQREQPGNIGYDAVAAGGRLYVPVLWDFTLDRESGGTLVALAN; from the coding sequence GTGACCCTCCATACGAGACGCCGACTACTCGCGACCATCGGGGCCGCCAGTAGCGCCGCCCTCGCCGGCTGCTCAACCGAGCGGTTCGGCGGAGGCTGGCCCCGAACTACTGAGACGACAACTGACCCGATTCCCGGTGAGGAACGCGGCTGGGCGCAGTTCGGTCGCACACCCGGTCATGCGGGGTTCGCCCCCGAGGTCCGGGTTGATGATCCCGACCCGGTCTGGTCGGTCAACTTCGAGGGTGGCCTGACCTCCCCGGCCGTGGTCGAGGATCGAGTGTTCGTTCACGCCGGGCCAGCCCCGGAGTCGGGCGAAGCTGGCACAGTGCTCGCCCTCGACGGGGGCGGCGAAGAACGCTGGCGGCGGACGCTGCCGGGTGGAGGCGGCGGGTCATCTGGGTGTCCCCCGGTCGTCCACCGCGGCTCTGTGTACGTCGGCGGCCTAGATGGGGTGTACGCGCTCGACGCCCGCGACGGGAGTCCGCGGTGGAGTCGGGAAACTTCCGGATCGGTGAACGAGGCAGTCCTCGGCCGCGATGATCGGGTATTCGCCTCTACTGGTGAGACGCTGCTGGCGCTCGACACGCGCGGCCAAGAAGGCTGGACCTACACCACCGGCGACGACCGATTCTCGACGGCCGCCCCCGCGGCTGGCAGCGGCTACGTCCTCTACACGACACGGGTGCTTGGGAGCGTCGTCGCCATCCAGCCCGGCACTGTTGGGGACCCGCTGACGGAGTGGCGGTACGCACCCGGAGAGACCGACTTCGACACCCCAACCGTGGTCGATGGCGACGCATACATCCCTGGCGACCGGCTCCACGCGCTGTCGGCCGCGACCGGGGAGGTTCGCTGGACGGCCCCCGTACGATCGACAGCCGGCGTCTCGACCGACGGGGACCGGCTCTACCTCCCGATCGATGACGGGGCGCTGGTGGCGCTCGACACCGCGGATGGCACCGAGCGCTGGCGTGTCTCCCTTGCCTCCGAGGAGGGCGTCTTCCTCCGGACTCGCCCGCTCGTGACCGAACGGTCTGTCATCGTCACTACTGAGAAGCCGGGACTTGATGAGCCGGCGAACACGTTCGCCGTCGACCGCCGGAACGGGGAGGTCCGCTGGCAACGCGAACAACCCGGTAACATCGGCTACGACGCGGTCGCAGCGGGCGGACGGCTCTACGTTCCGGTCCTTTGGGACTTCACCCTCGACAGAGAGAGCGGCGGGACACTAGTGGCACTGGCCAACTGA
- a CDS encoding restriction endonuclease has translation MAVLDDLSGFEFEDVIEDVFRNLGYENVRQADRTADEGRDVLIEEVVDGTRRAIIVECKHTGTVGRPVVQKLHSAIATFDFDGPKRGMVVTTGRFTNPAQEYANRLQQNDDPHAIELLDGEDLREIADEIGLDLYNGRIEILCDETLRPYDPAADVDAAVEVAFRDIENIESADLPEPHSAVTFRPVVAVTADTNAVFETSVGVIHRINDRTRFVVHAERGQPQVVDEDVGTLVTENLHATVDLDAEQFGAVFDDVEENRFGQTQTEYKEWAVERLQQHHTTTVTYTGDNNVTYNKTCEPNRSDISVQTIEPVYLPEVRHTTDLQEYTYPYEYYAAGPSRVTAEDGIHRCVHCDTSGVDEPYTYCPNCGAISCDSHSKTERLEQEPVCTGCAVTERFALKTKYFYDEQNLKAFREEYAAMPLHEKAMENRLLAGGSVVVALLAVIVLLAGGGII, from the coding sequence ATGGCTGTACTGGACGATCTCTCGGGGTTCGAGTTCGAGGATGTGATCGAGGACGTGTTCCGTAACCTCGGCTACGAGAACGTCCGCCAGGCCGACCGCACGGCTGACGAGGGTCGCGATGTCCTTATCGAGGAGGTCGTCGACGGAACGCGGCGTGCGATCATCGTCGAGTGTAAGCACACGGGGACGGTCGGACGCCCCGTCGTCCAGAAGCTCCACTCCGCCATAGCGACCTTCGACTTCGACGGCCCCAAACGCGGGATGGTCGTCACGACCGGCCGGTTTACGAACCCTGCTCAGGAGTACGCAAACCGCCTCCAGCAAAACGACGACCCACACGCAATCGAACTGCTCGATGGCGAGGACCTCCGGGAGATCGCCGACGAGATCGGCCTCGACCTCTACAACGGCCGCATCGAGATTCTCTGCGACGAGACGCTACGTCCCTACGATCCGGCCGCCGACGTCGACGCGGCCGTCGAGGTGGCATTTCGCGACATCGAGAACATCGAGAGCGCCGACCTCCCGGAACCACATTCGGCGGTGACGTTCCGCCCAGTGGTCGCGGTCACCGCGGACACGAACGCCGTCTTCGAGACGTCGGTGGGTGTCATCCACCGGATCAACGACCGGACGCGGTTCGTCGTCCACGCCGAACGCGGGCAGCCGCAGGTCGTCGACGAAGACGTCGGGACGCTGGTCACCGAGAACCTCCATGCGACGGTCGATCTCGACGCCGAGCAGTTCGGAGCAGTGTTCGACGACGTCGAGGAGAACCGGTTCGGGCAGACCCAAACCGAGTACAAGGAGTGGGCCGTCGAGCGGCTCCAGCAGCACCACACGACGACGGTGACCTACACCGGCGACAACAACGTCACATACAACAAGACCTGCGAGCCGAACCGCTCGGACATCTCCGTCCAGACGATCGAGCCGGTGTATCTCCCCGAGGTTCGGCACACCACTGACCTTCAGGAGTACACCTACCCCTATGAGTACTACGCAGCGGGTCCGTCCAGAGTGACCGCCGAGGACGGGATCCATCGGTGCGTCCACTGTGACACGAGCGGCGTCGACGAGCCGTACACGTATTGTCCGAACTGCGGGGCAATCTCCTGCGACAGTCATAGCAAGACCGAACGGCTTGAGCAGGAGCCGGTGTGTACGGGGTGTGCGGTCACCGAGCGATTTGCGTTGAAGACGAAGTACTTCTACGACGAACAGAACCTCAAGGCGTTCCGCGAGGAGTACGCGGCGATGCCCCTCCACGAGAAAGCGATGGAGAACAGGCTACTGGCCGGAGGGAGTGTGGTCGTGGCGCTTCTGGCGGTTATTGTCCTGCTCGCGGGTGGCGGCATCATCTAA
- a CDS encoding transposase, whose translation MATETLALFEHLEFDFLEEFDVFAPARRGRTRDHHPPALFRAFLHCYYKNVYGIRPVTRELQNTVVWLSCGFDRPPSRDAVDRFLTDLEHVVDEVFDRLVEQAACRGLLDLTYSIDSTDVRTMPADQDASKGYDPTAEEYYHGYGCTIVSTGQKIPIAAEFTESKQAPEETAMRVTCDALAVEKPIWMLGDSAYDTLGWHDHLLAAGVVPVAPYNARNTDDPKDIEYRVEARIDEHSEDVQLKQSTLDETYNRRSGVERTNDAVKDCGLGHVRARGRVHARAQVFLALCLRLVIAITNDERGDNPGSTVITL comes from the coding sequence ATGGCGACCGAGACGCTCGCGTTGTTCGAGCATCTTGAGTTCGACTTTCTCGAAGAATTCGATGTGTTCGCCCCCGCTCGCCGGGGGCGAACACGAGATCATCACCCACCAGCACTCTTCCGAGCGTTCCTGCACTGCTACTACAAGAACGTCTACGGCATCCGTCCAGTCACGCGAGAACTCCAGAACACGGTCGTCTGGCTCAGCTGTGGCTTCGATCGACCGCCGTCGAGAGACGCGGTCGATCGCTTCCTCACCGACCTCGAACACGTCGTCGACGAGGTCTTCGACCGCCTCGTCGAGCAGGCCGCCTGCCGCGGCCTGCTCGACTTGACCTACTCCATCGATTCCACCGACGTGAGGACGATGCCCGCCGACCAAGACGCGTCGAAAGGCTACGATCCAACCGCCGAAGAGTACTACCACGGCTACGGCTGTACGATCGTCTCGACCGGGCAAAAGATCCCGATTGCCGCGGAGTTCACCGAGAGCAAGCAAGCGCCAGAGGAGACGGCGATGCGCGTCACGTGTGACGCGCTCGCCGTCGAGAAACCGATCTGGATGCTTGGAGACAGCGCCTACGACACGCTCGGCTGGCACGACCACCTGCTGGCCGCAGGGGTCGTGCCAGTCGCTCCGTACAACGCACGAAACACCGACGATCCGAAAGACATCGAGTACAGGGTCGAAGCCCGCATCGACGAACACAGCGAGGACGTTCAGCTGAAGCAATCGACGCTAGACGAGACGTACAACCGCCGGAGTGGAGTCGAACGAACCAACGACGCCGTCAAGGACTGCGGCCTCGGGCACGTTCGCGCCCGAGGCCGCGTCCACGCACGAGCACAAGTGTTCCTCGCGCTGTGCCTTCGTCTCGTTATTGCGATCACCAACGACGAACGCGGAGACAATCCAGGAAGCACCGTCATCACGCTATGA
- a CDS encoding DUF7567 family protein has translation MSLDVIDRHSEALFEFLWCPVCGHEVFSHIPFEGVFCKHCNTQVELQEPQEDRGYEEAVLACFDTDTTWNLHVDEKLRRDLPDGSARVKILGAPGDYEIDWWSPEPSEDWEPVKHGEFDDIDEPDEVSHLA, from the coding sequence ATGAGCCTGGACGTCATCGACCGCCACAGCGAAGCACTGTTCGAGTTCCTCTGGTGTCCGGTCTGCGGGCACGAGGTGTTCAGCCACATCCCCTTCGAGGGCGTGTTCTGCAAGCACTGCAACACACAGGTGGAACTCCAAGAACCGCAAGAGGACCGTGGCTACGAGGAAGCTGTCCTCGCCTGCTTCGATACCGACACGACCTGGAATCTCCACGTCGACGAAAAACTTCGACGCGACCTGCCTGACGGATCGGCGAGGGTGAAGATTCTCGGCGCACCGGGTGACTACGAGATCGACTGGTGGAGTCCCGAACCCAGCGAGGACTGGGAACCGGTCAAGCACGGTGAGTTCGACGACATCGACGAGCCAGACGAGGTGTCACATCTGGCTTAG
- a CDS encoding DUF7568 family protein: MPRITNWTRESRTPSLAYRNTETGARAVLHRGPDSYRYKWRAAILVDGYPVWSRGFETKQATVFRDTLRDRPTPKLSCPECPNDDVLVGEKAADGANVQRWFDCPGCGYEARSKIVYAAER, translated from the coding sequence ATGCCCCGAATCACAAACTGGACACGGGAGAGTCGAACGCCGTCGCTCGCGTATCGAAACACCGAGACTGGAGCCCGAGCCGTTCTCCACCGTGGACCGGACTCCTACCGGTACAAGTGGCGAGCAGCAATCCTCGTCGACGGCTATCCGGTCTGGTCACGTGGCTTCGAGACGAAGCAGGCGACAGTCTTTCGGGACACTCTTCGAGACAGACCAACCCCCAAGTTGAGCTGCCCTGAGTGCCCGAATGACGACGTTCTCGTCGGTGAGAAGGCAGCTGACGGGGCGAACGTACAGCGCTGGTTCGACTGCCCCGGCTGTGGCTACGAAGCTCGTTCGAAGATCGTCTACGCTGCAGAACGCTGA
- the lrp gene encoding HTH-type transcriptional regulator Lrp: MTYENLDGELVNALLGDGRASLRSLGEELDVSVTTVSNHLRDLEDEGAVRGYTPIVDYNKLGYDVTAVLQLKVEGHALPEVTEKLRQKDQIVSVYEVTGDADIIAVGKFTDTDDMNDQIKSILTDADIRESNTNVVLNAVTENEQFELDVEE; this comes from the coding sequence ATGACATATGAAAATCTTGATGGCGAACTGGTGAACGCTCTGCTCGGAGACGGTCGCGCCAGTCTCCGAAGTCTGGGGGAGGAACTCGACGTTTCTGTAACGACTGTCTCTAATCATCTTCGTGATCTCGAGGACGAAGGCGCAGTGCGAGGATACACACCAATCGTCGATTACAACAAGTTGGGTTATGACGTAACGGCCGTCCTTCAGCTCAAAGTCGAGGGGCACGCACTCCCGGAGGTTACTGAGAAACTTCGGCAAAAAGACCAGATAGTGAGCGTGTATGAAGTCACCGGCGATGCTGACATCATCGCAGTCGGGAAATTCACCGACACCGATGATATGAACGATCAGATCAAATCCATCCTCACTGACGCGGACATACGGGAGTCGAACACGAATGTCGTACTAAATGCGGTCACTGAAAACGAACAGTTCGAACTCGACGTCGAAGAGTAA